From a region of the Terriglobales bacterium genome:
- a CDS encoding VWA domain-containing protein, whose translation MISTKVLRRFTAALLAASLLTASGAQEQKNSPKPDEQPAARFTARSELVLVPAVVTDRSGAHIPNLTKDDFIVEQNGVEQKIAAFEEIKATAAPVVRPRLPQGVFSNLSPVNFQPRRINIIVLDTINTEFTDQAWARRELLKYLAESVNTGDLTTLLTLHRGGIRVVHDFTTDPAVLVAALKRVRGAPGMSEGENTIAADDPTAALSSDAVAAESDQLQAMISQMEARSARMMRGFSIQYTLDAFQTIARAYAGVPGRKALIWMTGSFPFPMDQPGDVDSRSFGGQFEHVFQLLNDANIALYPVDARGLVTLGPSAASSLRPNPRNPGAMMASQVRTHMSTISTMQTFAAMTGGEAFYNTNDLNRAVRRASEDSSAYYMLAYYLKPEPEDAKKKRDPWRKLTVKVKRSGAHVRARSGFYIQPPAADEQTARTRDLRSAVTSPLDYTALPLQLRFGAQRPAGKKRAVEFEINVAANAVSIDVADNNHLSLEVVAMVSTPESSLADNFRETIEGHVKPENRQKIMSSGITYRNLLNVAPGEYSVKLVVRDNLSGRMGSLQAPLTVSP comes from the coding sequence ATGATTTCCACCAAGGTCCTGCGCCGATTCACGGCGGCGCTGCTCGCCGCCTCGCTGCTCACGGCCAGCGGCGCTCAAGAGCAGAAAAACAGCCCCAAGCCAGACGAGCAACCCGCCGCGCGCTTCACCGCGCGCTCCGAACTGGTGCTGGTGCCGGCCGTGGTCACCGATCGCTCAGGCGCGCACATTCCCAACCTGACGAAAGACGATTTTATCGTGGAGCAAAACGGGGTTGAGCAGAAAATCGCCGCCTTCGAGGAGATCAAGGCGACGGCGGCCCCGGTCGTTCGTCCCAGGCTGCCGCAGGGCGTCTTCAGCAATCTTTCGCCGGTCAATTTTCAGCCGCGTCGCATCAACATCATCGTGCTCGACACGATCAACACCGAGTTCACCGACCAGGCCTGGGCCAGGCGTGAGCTGCTCAAGTACCTGGCCGAGTCGGTCAACACCGGCGACCTCACGACCCTGCTCACGCTGCACCGCGGCGGCATCCGCGTGGTGCACGACTTCACCACCGACCCGGCGGTGCTGGTGGCGGCGCTCAAGCGGGTGCGCGGCGCGCCGGGCATGAGCGAGGGCGAAAACACCATCGCGGCCGACGATCCCACGGCCGCGCTCAGCTCCGACGCGGTCGCCGCCGAATCCGACCAGCTCCAGGCCATGATTTCGCAGATGGAAGCGCGCTCGGCGCGCATGATGCGCGGCTTCTCCATCCAGTACACGCTCGACGCCTTTCAGACCATCGCGCGCGCCTACGCCGGCGTCCCCGGCCGCAAGGCGCTCATCTGGATGACCGGCAGCTTCCCGTTCCCCATGGACCAGCCCGGCGATGTGGATTCGCGCAGCTTCGGCGGCCAGTTCGAGCACGTGTTCCAGTTGCTGAACGACGCCAACATCGCGCTCTACCCGGTGGACGCGCGCGGGCTGGTGACGCTGGGGCCGAGCGCCGCCAGTTCGCTGCGTCCCAACCCGCGCAATCCGGGGGCGATGATGGCGAGCCAGGTCAGGACCCACATGAGCACGATCAGTACCATGCAGACGTTTGCCGCCATGACCGGCGGCGAGGCCTTCTACAACACCAACGACCTGAATCGAGCCGTGCGGCGCGCGTCGGAAGACTCGTCGGCTTACTACATGCTGGCGTATTACTTGAAGCCGGAGCCGGAAGACGCGAAAAAGAAACGCGATCCCTGGCGCAAGCTGACCGTGAAGGTGAAGCGCTCGGGCGCCCACGTGCGGGCGCGCAGCGGCTTCTACATTCAGCCGCCGGCCGCCGACGAGCAAACTGCCCGCACCCGCGACCTGCGCTCAGCAGTCACCTCGCCGCTCGACTACACCGCCCTGCCGCTGCAGTTGCGCTTCGGCGCCCAAAGGCCGGCAGGGAAGAAGCGCGCGGTTGAGTTCGAAATCAACGTGGCCGCCAACGCCGTGAGCATCGACGTCGCCGACAACAACCACCTGAGCCTCGAGGTTGTCGCCATGGTGAGCACGCCCGAGTCCAGCCTGGCCGACAATTTCAGGGAAACCATCGAGGGCCACGTCAAGCCGGAGAACCGCCAGAAGATCATGAGCAGCGGCATCACCTACCGCAACCTGCTCAACGTCGCCCCCGGCGAGTACTCGGTGAAGCTCGTCGTCCGCGACAACCTGAGCGGCCGCATGGGCAGCCTGCAGGCCCCGCTGACGGTCAGTCCCTGA